A section of the Bacillus sp. HSf4 genome encodes:
- a CDS encoding VOC family protein gives MTQQIHPETELGYVKLKVKSLEKSISFYRDMIGFQILKRDLKTAELTADGAHPLVVLEEIPNAVVLPERSAAGLYHFAILLPNRKELGLAVKHLLRIGMDIGQGDHLVSEAFYLSDPDQNGIEIYRDRPREGWKRDAQGNYVMGTEPVDVRGILEEAGSQEWKGLPPETKIGHVHFHVRDLQQAKDFYHSVLGFGIAGDYQNMSALFVSAGGYHHHIGLNLWAGRYAPFAPAEAAGMAYYTILLPDEAELARTLKKLESSGHMAERKADAWFVKDPSSGVDIRLAIQKR, from the coding sequence ATGACCCAGCAAATCCATCCAGAAACAGAGCTAGGATATGTCAAACTGAAGGTGAAAAGCCTTGAAAAATCGATCTCTTTTTACCGAGACATGATCGGATTTCAAATCCTAAAGCGTGATCTCAAAACGGCAGAACTCACGGCAGACGGCGCGCATCCGCTCGTGGTGCTGGAAGAAATTCCGAATGCCGTCGTACTGCCTGAAAGATCGGCGGCAGGCCTTTATCATTTTGCTATTTTGCTGCCAAACCGCAAAGAGCTTGGACTTGCGGTAAAGCATCTGCTCCGTATTGGTATGGACATTGGCCAGGGAGACCACCTTGTCAGTGAGGCGTTTTATCTGTCAGATCCGGATCAAAACGGAATCGAAATCTATCGGGACCGTCCGCGGGAAGGATGGAAACGTGATGCACAAGGAAATTATGTGATGGGAACCGAACCTGTTGATGTGAGAGGGATTCTTGAGGAAGCCGGGAGTCAGGAGTGGAAAGGTCTTCCCCCGGAAACCAAAATCGGCCATGTCCATTTTCATGTCAGGGATCTGCAACAGGCAAAGGATTTCTACCACTCTGTGCTGGGGTTCGGTATCGCAGGGGATTATCAAAACATGTCAGCGCTTTTTGTCTCTGCTGGCGGCTATCACCATCATATCGGTTTGAATCTCTGGGCCGGACGATATGCTCCATTTGCTCCCGCCGAGGCTGCCGGAATGGCTTACTACACCATCCTTCTGCCTGATGAAGCCGAGCTTGCCAGGACATTAAAAAAGCTGGAAAGCTCCGGTCATATGGCTGAGAGAAAAGCGGACGCATGGTTTGTCAAAGACCCGTCTTCAGGCGTTGATATCAGATTAGCGATTCAAAAAAGGTGA
- a CDS encoding winged helix-turn-helix transcriptional regulator, with the protein MSLSSLCPKFEKGMKMISQRWNGLIIYQLLNGPQRFCHIESSLPISGRLLSERLKELEHEGIIHRHVYPETPVRIEYSLTEKGQALESVLKGMETWSHEWVKLDDPKEKES; encoded by the coding sequence GTGAGCCTATCATCTTTATGTCCCAAATTTGAAAAAGGAATGAAAATGATAAGTCAGCGCTGGAACGGATTGATCATTTACCAGCTTCTAAACGGCCCGCAGCGGTTTTGCCATATAGAATCGTCCCTTCCCATCAGCGGAAGGCTGTTGTCAGAAAGATTAAAAGAACTGGAACATGAAGGCATTATCCACCGCCATGTATATCCTGAAACCCCGGTGCGGATTGAGTATTCTTTAACTGAAAAAGGACAGGCCCTTGAATCGGTCCTTAAAGGAATGGAAACGTGGTCACATGAATGGGTCAAGCTTGATGACCCGAAAGAAAAAGAATCATAG
- a CDS encoding glycoside hydrolase 43 family protein, which translates to MAKHQPVWNPNIGNGRYRNPVLFMDYSDPDVVRKGSDYFMAASSFSCFPGIPILHSRDLVNWTLISHVFDKLPFREYETPAHGKGAWAPSIRFHGGEFWVFFAAPDEGIFMSKTNDPFQGWEPLVHVKETRGWIDPCPFWDDDGNAYLIHAYANSRIGIKSKLNLCRMKSDGTALEDDGVTIFDGTLNHPTIEGPKLYKKGGYYYIFAPAGGVKKGWQTVLRSRHIYGPYEDKVVLHQGSSSINGPHQGGWVELESGESWFIHFQDRGAFGRVVHLQPVRWEDGWPLMGEDINQDGIGEPVLEWEKPGTDSDDVKEPFQQTSDDFVSEHLALWWQWEANPQDDWYSLDARPDHLRLYSRPLSNGFKLSNIPNILTQKFPGPSFTATVKLSLRAFSETIRAGLAVTGKQYAALSFLKEENGMYKLAVYQGGISDVQEDAKTAEHPVTEETVYLRVTADEKALCRFSYSVDQHHFTQIGGSFQAVPGVWTGAKVGVFCTDIGTDGADGSCCDIDWFTVSAGKAVR; encoded by the coding sequence GTGGCAAAACATCAGCCCGTTTGGAATCCAAACATTGGGAATGGACGCTATCGCAATCCCGTTCTGTTTATGGACTACTCGGACCCTGATGTCGTTCGGAAAGGCAGCGATTATTTCATGGCGGCTTCAAGTTTTTCGTGTTTTCCCGGCATCCCGATTTTACATTCGAGAGATTTGGTCAATTGGACATTGATCAGCCATGTGTTTGACAAGCTTCCTTTTAGAGAGTATGAGACGCCTGCCCACGGAAAAGGGGCATGGGCGCCGAGCATCCGTTTTCACGGCGGCGAATTTTGGGTCTTTTTCGCCGCCCCTGATGAAGGAATTTTCATGAGCAAAACAAATGATCCGTTTCAAGGTTGGGAACCCCTTGTACATGTGAAAGAAACGAGAGGCTGGATCGATCCGTGCCCATTTTGGGATGATGATGGAAATGCTTATTTGATACATGCGTATGCCAACAGCAGGATCGGCATCAAAAGCAAATTGAACTTGTGCAGGATGAAAAGCGACGGGACGGCTTTGGAGGACGATGGGGTGACGATCTTTGACGGGACGCTGAACCACCCGACGATTGAAGGGCCAAAGCTGTATAAGAAAGGCGGCTATTATTATATTTTTGCCCCGGCGGGCGGTGTGAAGAAAGGCTGGCAGACGGTTTTGCGAAGCAGGCATATTTACGGCCCGTATGAAGATAAGGTTGTTCTTCATCAAGGAAGCTCGTCGATTAACGGACCGCATCAAGGAGGCTGGGTGGAACTCGAATCAGGGGAATCATGGTTCATCCATTTTCAAGACCGCGGCGCATTCGGGAGAGTCGTTCATCTTCAGCCTGTCCGCTGGGAAGACGGCTGGCCTTTGATGGGCGAGGATATCAATCAAGACGGAATCGGCGAGCCGGTTTTGGAATGGGAAAAGCCGGGAACGGACAGCGACGATGTAAAAGAGCCCTTTCAACAAACAAGCGATGATTTTGTGTCCGAACATCTTGCGCTTTGGTGGCAATGGGAAGCAAATCCGCAAGACGATTGGTATTCCCTTGACGCTCGACCCGACCACCTTCGCCTTTACAGCCGCCCTTTGTCGAACGGCTTTAAGCTGAGTAACATTCCGAATATTCTGACACAGAAGTTTCCGGGACCGAGCTTTACCGCTACAGTAAAACTGTCATTGCGCGCTTTTTCGGAAACGATCAGGGCCGGACTGGCCGTTACAGGGAAGCAATATGCAGCCCTCAGCTTTTTAAAAGAAGAAAACGGTATGTACAAACTTGCGGTTTATCAAGGCGGGATCAGTGATGTTCAAGAAGACGCGAAAACAGCGGAGCACCCGGTGACTGAAGAGACGGTTTATCTTCGCGTGACCGCAGATGAAAAAGCACTATGCCGCTTCAGCTACAGCGTTGATCAGCACCATTTCACACAAATTGGCGGCTCATTTCAGGCCGTTCCCGGTGTGTGGACGGGAGCCAAAGTCGGCGTATTTTGCACCGATATCGGTACAGATGGAGCGGATGGAAGCTGCTGTGACATCGATTGGTTCACCGTCAGCGCCGGAAAGGCGGTGAGGTAA
- a CDS encoding DoxX family protein, with protein sequence MNNKYEIGAFILRLVTGLTFLLHGISKFQGGIENTAGFFTSVGIPGFLAYIVAIIELLGGALMILGLGTRVIGILFALVMLGAIFTVKLSAGFMGSDGGAGYEFDVALLAMSVYLALNGSGMLALDRLFRANRQEGLSVE encoded by the coding sequence ATGAACAACAAATATGAAATTGGCGCATTCATTTTACGATTGGTAACAGGTCTTACATTTTTGCTTCACGGTATTTCCAAGTTTCAAGGCGGTATTGAAAACACTGCAGGATTTTTCACGAGCGTCGGGATTCCGGGGTTTCTTGCTTATATCGTGGCCATTATTGAGCTTCTGGGAGGAGCTTTGATGATTCTCGGTCTTGGTACACGGGTCATCGGAATCTTATTTGCGCTTGTGATGCTCGGTGCGATTTTCACAGTGAAGCTGTCTGCCGGATTTATGGGATCTGACGGAGGAGCAGGCTATGAATTTGATGTAGCGCTGCTTGCCATGTCTGTTTACCTTGCTTTAAACGGAAGCGGCATGCTGGCTTTGGACCGCTTGTTCCGCGCAAACCGTCAAGAAGGATTGTCTGTGGAATAA
- a CDS encoding glycoside hydrolase family 43 protein, translating into MNHSKTYTNPVLTGFHPDPSIIGVGDDYYMVNSTFQYFPAIVISHSKDLVNWRIIGHGITENDGLDLSGIYDSHGIWAPDISYHDGTYYIFATHRLNGPTVINGKKLIRRQIMIKSNRPEGPYSKPVFIDEESGIDPSHFVDDDGKHYMLLSPACTLFPLNDECTDIIGEPVQIWEGTGKRAPEGPHLLRTNGYYYAILAEGGTGYGHSITTARSKHLYGPYEPCPYNPILTQPDPDAPLQRAGHGKLVKTQNGEWWAVYLCGRPNEGKFTTLGRETALDPVRWTKDGWFVINDLHGPSVIQSAPNLPEAKWAEKNLDDFEGSSLAPEWQFVRNPDHSSWSLTERPGFLRLWTDDADLHEICAKNTIVRREKHHQYSAAVKLDFAPSENGEQAGLTCYYSTNNYLQCCLIYDDGLKIKVIENRHGVRKTLGEKHAKEGPIVLKAVVNKQKRDFYYSYEEKHWHHAGSQENASFLSDEGSRDAKGHTGTMVGMYANNGGSGRRISADFDWFRYTPF; encoded by the coding sequence CTGAATCATAGCAAAACATATACAAATCCCGTTTTAACCGGTTTTCACCCCGACCCTTCCATCATCGGAGTCGGGGATGATTATTACATGGTGAACTCCACCTTTCAGTATTTCCCGGCGATTGTCATTTCCCACTCAAAGGATTTGGTCAATTGGAGGATCATCGGCCACGGCATTACCGAAAACGACGGGTTGGATCTTTCCGGAATCTATGATTCACACGGCATTTGGGCGCCTGACATATCGTATCATGACGGAACGTACTACATTTTTGCGACGCACAGACTGAACGGCCCGACGGTGATCAATGGCAAAAAGCTGATCCGCAGGCAGATCATGATCAAGTCAAACCGTCCGGAAGGGCCGTATTCAAAGCCTGTATTCATTGATGAAGAAAGCGGCATCGATCCGTCGCATTTCGTCGATGATGACGGGAAGCATTACATGCTGCTCAGCCCGGCCTGCACGCTTTTTCCTTTAAATGACGAATGCACAGACATCATCGGCGAACCTGTGCAGATTTGGGAAGGAACAGGGAAAAGGGCTCCGGAAGGCCCGCACCTCCTCAGAACGAATGGATATTATTACGCCATTTTGGCAGAAGGAGGCACCGGTTATGGCCACTCGATCACGACGGCGCGCTCCAAGCATTTGTACGGCCCATATGAGCCATGCCCGTACAATCCGATTTTAACCCAGCCTGATCCCGATGCTCCGCTTCAAAGAGCGGGCCATGGAAAGCTTGTCAAAACGCAAAACGGCGAATGGTGGGCGGTCTACCTTTGCGGCCGGCCCAATGAAGGAAAGTTCACAACCCTCGGCAGGGAAACGGCACTCGATCCTGTTCGCTGGACAAAAGACGGCTGGTTTGTCATCAACGATCTTCACGGCCCGAGCGTCATCCAATCAGCCCCGAACCTTCCGGAAGCCAAATGGGCTGAAAAGAATCTAGATGATTTCGAAGGTTCTTCGCTCGCTCCTGAGTGGCAGTTTGTCAGAAATCCCGACCATTCCAGCTGGTCGTTGACAGAAAGGCCGGGGTTTCTCAGATTGTGGACGGATGATGCCGATTTACACGAGATATGTGCGAAAAATACAATCGTCAGAAGAGAAAAGCATCACCAATACAGCGCGGCGGTGAAACTGGATTTTGCGCCATCGGAAAACGGCGAGCAGGCAGGCCTCACCTGCTATTACAGCACGAACAATTATCTGCAATGCTGTCTGATCTATGATGACGGCCTGAAAATCAAGGTGATTGAAAACCGACACGGCGTCCGAAAGACGCTTGGCGAAAAACATGCAAAAGAAGGTCCGATAGTCTTAAAAGCTGTCGTCAATAAACAGAAGCGAGACTTTTATTACAGCTATGAAGAAAAGCATTGGCATCACGCGGGATCGCAAGAAAACGCGAGCTTTCTAAGCGATGAGGGCTCCCGCGATGCAAAAGGTCATACCGGAACGATGGTCGGGATGTATGCAAACAATGGCGGCAGCGGAAGAAGGATTTCCGCTGATTTTGACTGGTTCCGTTATACGCCGTTTTAA